From one Peredibacter starrii genomic stretch:
- a CDS encoding class I SAM-dependent methyltransferase — protein sequence MTKFDKTYWDKNYSDPMSMDGIGNAKEHTIYLESFLLIEHVDISTIVDLGFGYGHLFREMLKAFKPYRAVGIEPSPFAFKKAKPDKLRPVPSTKLELFEEDLLTWTRTKRKDNKFDLGICTSVFQYLTDKELKEVIPVLAKRVKYLYLTVPTNVELGRQISELEFKDEYAIHRSREKYQKLLKPHFTFISSRVLESKHYFDEESTSFTDLLYRF from the coding sequence ATGACAAAATTCGACAAAACCTACTGGGACAAAAACTATTCCGACCCTATGTCCATGGACGGAATTGGTAACGCTAAAGAACATACAATATATCTCGAATCATTTCTACTGATTGAGCATGTGGATATCAGCACCATTGTCGACTTGGGTTTCGGCTACGGCCATCTTTTCCGCGAAATGCTAAAGGCTTTCAAACCATACCGCGCCGTAGGAATCGAACCCTCACCTTTCGCCTTCAAAAAAGCAAAACCAGATAAACTTCGCCCGGTGCCTTCGACTAAACTTGAACTCTTTGAAGAAGATCTTCTCACTTGGACTCGTACCAAGAGAAAAGATAATAAATTTGATCTCGGAATTTGTACTTCCGTCTTCCAATACCTCACAGATAAAGAGCTCAAGGAAGTAATTCCTGTTCTCGCCAAACGAGTAAAATATCTCTACCTCACGGTTCCAACTAACGTTGAATTAGGTCGCCAAATCTCTGAACTTGAATTCAAAGATGAGTACGCGATTCACCGAAGCCGCGAAAAGTATCAGAAACTTCTGAAGCCGCATTTTACATTCATTTCAAGTAGAGTTTTAGAGAGTAAGCATTACTTTGATGAAGAATCGACCAGCTTCACGGACTTATTGTACCGCTTTTAA
- a CDS encoding HAD family hydrolase: MSFYQKLDLNSYSSYIFDCDGVIFDSNQLKSDAFVDVLDYFGFSEKVKSEFINYHQANGGVSRYVKFKYLITNLLKQEFDENLYEKLLMLYSSKCVDLYGRAQFVPGVENFIKHSKLPQSVASGSDEQELNVIFKDRGISECFDLILGSPKTKSQCVDKIMKNLKQPKRTAFFGDSYSDYAAAAAAGCDFIFVSQFSEARDRMLSVCQSNNCFIIENFEGLL, encoded by the coding sequence ATGAGTTTTTATCAAAAGCTTGATCTGAATAGCTATAGTTCTTATATCTTTGACTGTGATGGAGTAATTTTTGACTCAAATCAATTAAAATCGGATGCTTTCGTTGACGTCTTGGATTACTTTGGATTCAGCGAAAAAGTAAAGTCAGAATTTATAAACTACCACCAGGCTAATGGTGGGGTATCTCGGTACGTGAAGTTCAAATACTTAATCACGAATTTATTAAAGCAAGAGTTTGATGAGAACTTATATGAGAAACTTCTCATGTTGTATTCTTCTAAGTGCGTCGATTTATATGGAAGAGCCCAGTTTGTTCCAGGAGTGGAAAATTTTATAAAGCATTCTAAATTACCTCAATCGGTTGCCTCCGGTAGTGATGAGCAGGAGCTGAATGTGATTTTTAAAGACAGAGGTATTTCTGAGTGCTTTGATCTAATTTTGGGTTCTCCTAAAACAAAGAGTCAATGTGTGGATAAAATCATGAAAAACTTAAAACAACCGAAGAGAACCGCTTTTTTTGGTGACTCTTACTCCGATTATGCTGCTGCTGCTGCGGCTGGATGTGATTTTATATTCGTTTCTCAATTTTCAGAGGCGAGAGATAGGATGTTGAGTGTATGCCAGTCTAATAATTGCTTTATTATTGAAAATTTCGAAGGACTATTGTGA
- a CDS encoding phosphotransferase: MENIEKIFGKSFLGRLRHYSGNLKKMDWLKYGRKKFVARLPSDSIIFFRSDKEGVIVASHEKQIAFKMFFDGAHIELLEEEIRTLKSFENTSFSPYVAKLLADGITSNGGRWLVTNFCSNSEALTSRPHHERYLLRYFPMIVMPAMTQFYQSFSPRIMGLERWLLETHYRIERHPSRKKLEVLIKKIAELSREFPDYEVMESRIHHDLHAGNILIDDNQTIIIDWEGSVRGLVLIDVFDFTRRYLQRNLWDKWHFSLYMRGIVEEPPLLIKRSLRFYRNWSLINFKINISPGSARLTFLIYAVERALIIHELRGLDRFKDKKGIESWILKAVQ; encoded by the coding sequence GTGGAGAATATCGAAAAGATTTTTGGGAAATCATTTTTGGGAAGACTTCGTCACTACTCAGGAAATCTTAAAAAGATGGACTGGTTAAAGTATGGCCGCAAAAAGTTTGTGGCCCGACTTCCTTCTGACTCCATTATCTTTTTTCGAAGTGACAAGGAAGGCGTGATTGTAGCCTCTCATGAGAAGCAGATCGCTTTTAAAATGTTCTTTGATGGTGCTCATATTGAGCTTTTGGAAGAAGAGATCAGAACTTTAAAGTCGTTTGAGAATACTTCTTTCTCTCCCTATGTCGCAAAACTTCTGGCGGATGGAATAACCAGCAATGGTGGCCGTTGGCTTGTCACAAACTTTTGTTCGAACTCAGAAGCGCTGACCAGTCGTCCTCATCATGAGCGATACCTCCTTCGTTATTTCCCAATGATTGTCATGCCTGCGATGACTCAGTTCTATCAGTCCTTCTCTCCTCGTATTATGGGTCTGGAGCGATGGTTGCTAGAAACTCATTACCGAATTGAAAGACATCCTTCTCGAAAGAAACTTGAGGTCTTAATTAAAAAGATTGCTGAGCTATCTCGAGAATTCCCCGATTACGAAGTAATGGAGAGTCGAATCCATCATGATCTGCATGCAGGGAATATTCTGATCGACGATAATCAAACGATCATTATCGATTGGGAAGGCAGTGTCAGAGGTCTAGTTCTAATCGACGTCTTTGATTTTACCCGACGTTATTTGCAAAGGAATCTTTGGGATAAGTGGCATTTCTCACTCTATATGAGAGGCATCGTTGAAGAACCACCACTTCTCATCAAGAGATCTCTACGCTTTTACCGAAACTGGAGTTTGATCAATTTTAAGATCAATATTTCACCGGGAAGTGCGCGCTTAACGTTTCTGATCTATGCCGTTGAACGAGCACTTATTATTCACGAGCTTCGTGGGCTTGATCGCTTCAAAGATAAAAAAGGGATCGAATCCTGGATTTTAAAAGCGGTACAATAA
- a CDS encoding nucleotide sugar dehydrogenase, with translation MEKLCVIGLGYVGLPLAVEFAEKYPVIGYDIDAKRIQELQAGVDRTLEITSERLKKNSIRYTSQLEKIGKCNIYIITVPTPIDRDKNPDLSILLKASEDVGRVLKQGDLVIYESTVYPGCTEEDCVPVLEKVSGLKFNQDFFCGYSPERINPGDKSKTIRDIVKVTSGSTPEVADRVDALYRSIINAGTHKTSSMRVAEASKVVENTQRDLNIAFANELAMMFEKMGINTHEVLKAAGTKWNFMKVVPGLVGGQCIGVNPYFLSHQAQKHGYTSKLIPMARAINDQMPAYVASQVIKQMIKKGIEVKGARILVLGITFKPNCPDVRNSKVLDLIRELEDYECVVEVYDPYFLEEDKKIIDNHILNVLNEKSLLRYQIVVCATKHDSLQSLEIDISDYYSFEPKL, from the coding sequence ATGGAGAAGCTTTGCGTAATCGGACTAGGATATGTTGGACTTCCACTTGCTGTGGAATTCGCAGAAAAATACCCTGTGATTGGTTATGACATTGATGCAAAAAGAATTCAGGAACTACAGGCCGGAGTGGATCGTACACTCGAAATTACCTCGGAAAGACTGAAGAAGAATTCAATTCGGTACACGTCTCAATTAGAAAAAATTGGTAAATGTAATATCTATATCATCACAGTTCCCACTCCTATCGATCGAGACAAAAATCCTGATTTATCTATCCTACTAAAAGCATCAGAAGATGTTGGAAGAGTTTTAAAACAAGGTGATCTCGTCATATACGAGTCGACAGTTTATCCAGGCTGTACCGAAGAAGATTGCGTTCCTGTTTTGGAGAAGGTCAGTGGGTTGAAGTTTAATCAAGATTTCTTCTGTGGCTATAGTCCGGAACGGATTAATCCAGGAGATAAGTCTAAAACCATTCGGGATATTGTTAAAGTGACCAGCGGATCTACGCCTGAGGTTGCGGATCGGGTTGATGCTCTTTATAGAAGTATCATCAATGCTGGAACACATAAGACCAGTTCTATGAGAGTAGCAGAAGCATCTAAAGTCGTCGAAAATACTCAACGAGACCTCAATATAGCATTTGCTAATGAACTTGCTATGATGTTTGAGAAGATGGGGATTAACACCCACGAAGTGCTGAAAGCTGCTGGTACCAAGTGGAATTTTATGAAGGTTGTTCCCGGGTTGGTGGGTGGACAGTGTATCGGTGTGAATCCGTACTTTTTGTCCCATCAAGCACAGAAACATGGTTACACATCTAAGTTAATACCGATGGCCAGAGCGATTAATGATCAGATGCCTGCCTACGTAGCCTCTCAAGTTATTAAGCAAATGATTAAGAAGGGAATCGAGGTTAAAGGAGCCAGGATCCTAGTTCTCGGGATAACTTTTAAGCCCAATTGTCCGGATGTCAGGAATTCAAAAGTTTTGGATTTGATCAGAGAGCTTGAGGATTATGAATGTGTGGTTGAGGTGTATGATCCGTATTTCCTAGAAGAAGATAAGAAAATTATCGACAACCATATCCTAAATGTTTTGAATGAAAAGTCCCTTCTTCGTTACCAGATCGTGGTTTGCGCCACGAAGCATGACTCACTACAAAGTCTTGAAATAGATATCTCAGACTATTACTCATTTGAACCCAAATTATAA
- a CDS encoding acylneuraminate cytidylyltransferase family protein, giving the protein MITVFLPCRSGSERVKNKNIRTFAGVEGGLTRIKIEQLLKISQIQRIVLSTNDEEVMKIAESFNDRKIQIDRRPQHLALSSTSTDELIDYVGKIITEGDILWTHVTSPFVSAETYSRAIKKYYEVTNEGYDSLMSVSKIQTFLWSSEGAFNYDPLIEKWPRTQTLRPLYEVNSAFFMANHLTYISLKNRIGQKPYLLETSKIENIDIDWEEDFQFAEQVWRTR; this is encoded by the coding sequence GTGATTACCGTATTTTTACCATGCCGATCTGGCTCCGAAAGAGTCAAAAATAAAAATATTCGCACTTTTGCTGGAGTTGAAGGGGGGCTAACCCGAATCAAAATCGAGCAGTTGCTAAAGATTTCTCAAATCCAAAGAATAGTTCTATCCACTAATGACGAAGAGGTTATGAAAATTGCAGAAAGTTTTAATGACCGAAAAATTCAGATTGATAGAAGACCCCAACATTTAGCTCTCTCTAGTACAAGTACAGATGAACTTATTGACTATGTAGGGAAAATTATCACAGAAGGGGATATCTTGTGGACTCATGTAACTTCTCCCTTCGTGTCCGCTGAAACATATTCCAGAGCAATTAAAAAGTATTATGAGGTCACCAATGAAGGGTATGATTCTTTGATGTCTGTATCAAAGATTCAAACTTTTTTGTGGTCGAGTGAGGGAGCGTTTAATTATGACCCTCTAATTGAGAAATGGCCAAGAACTCAAACATTAAGACCTTTATATGAGGTTAATAGTGCCTTTTTCATGGCAAATCATTTAACTTATATATCATTAAAAAATCGGATAGGGCAAAAACCCTATCTGCTTGAAACTAGCAAAATTGAAAATATAGACATAGATTGGGAAGAAGATTTTCAATTTGCTGAACAAGTATGGAGAACAAGATAA
- a CDS encoding CDP-glycerol glycerophosphotransferase family protein produces the protein MKIKKTLHQFNSVLDTTNIGRAAKKKLKYIFQDLLREKPFWWNKILLENQRRKFCLDSGHRVKIVFLIHLPTSWTALKSIYEACVPNEKIDPILVLTPRRQNRFTDKWEGLIEAQTYFDCINIPYVVSCTKDYTEWLDLKALKPDVVFIQTPYEDQRHPLYKIGKLSKFTRVCYVPYAFILTAGTFEKDFYGTYFHRDCWRIFAESEYHKGKFAQYCDENRIIVTGYPKFDEYQELKSSEMETSSKTILWASHWTIQDEHFNASTFLKNYKYFLRFARENAHIKLIFRPHPFLFRALVEGKHFTEEQLNEFIKEWSDLPNTEIDKNPNYFEVFVRTDILVTDNGSFLGEYLLTGKPIIYTHNYKSDSFNLNDYGVQLTKFHYVARNVNQLEELINDIFLCGHDYLKEKRVENSKNLIHSSGEKAGDLIVRNIINEFLSKA, from the coding sequence ATGAAAATCAAGAAAACATTACATCAATTCAATAGCGTTTTGGATACCACGAATATTGGTAGAGCAGCCAAAAAGAAATTGAAGTATATATTTCAGGATCTTTTACGAGAGAAGCCTTTTTGGTGGAATAAAATCCTCTTGGAGAATCAGAGAAGAAAATTTTGCTTAGACTCAGGCCACAGAGTTAAAATCGTATTTTTGATACATTTACCCACCTCTTGGACCGCTTTGAAGAGCATTTACGAAGCTTGCGTCCCAAATGAAAAAATCGATCCTATTTTGGTTTTAACGCCTCGAAGACAAAATCGTTTTACAGATAAATGGGAAGGATTAATTGAAGCGCAAACTTATTTTGACTGTATTAATATTCCTTATGTAGTCAGCTGCACTAAAGATTATACTGAATGGTTAGATCTAAAAGCACTTAAGCCAGATGTCGTTTTTATACAAACTCCCTATGAGGACCAGAGACATCCACTATACAAAATCGGCAAATTAAGTAAGTTTACTAGAGTCTGTTATGTTCCCTATGCCTTTATTTTAACGGCAGGAACTTTCGAAAAAGATTTTTATGGCACTTATTTCCATCGAGATTGCTGGCGGATCTTTGCAGAGTCTGAATATCATAAAGGAAAATTTGCTCAGTATTGTGATGAGAATCGAATTATTGTCACTGGCTATCCTAAATTTGATGAATATCAGGAACTGAAAAGTAGTGAGATGGAGACATCCTCAAAGACTATTCTTTGGGCTTCACATTGGACAATTCAGGATGAGCATTTTAACGCATCAACTTTTTTGAAAAATTACAAATATTTTCTCAGGTTCGCTAGAGAGAATGCGCATATAAAGCTCATCTTTAGACCGCATCCATTCCTGTTTAGGGCCCTCGTTGAGGGTAAGCATTTTACTGAAGAGCAGCTGAATGAATTTATCAAGGAGTGGTCGGATTTACCAAATACGGAGATTGACAAAAATCCAAATTATTTCGAGGTCTTCGTGAGGACGGATATTCTTGTGACTGATAATGGTTCTTTCTTGGGTGAATATCTTCTAACAGGAAAACCTATTATTTATACCCATAACTATAAAAGCGATAGTTTCAATTTGAATGATTATGGCGTTCAATTAACCAAATTTCACTATGTCGCAAGAAACGTGAATCAACTTGAAGAGCTAATCAATGACATATTTTTATGCGGTCATGATTACCTGAAAGAAAAGCGTGTAGAGAATTCAAAAAATCTAATTCATTCTTCTGGCGAAAAAGCTGGTGATTTGATTGTGAGGAATATAATTAATGAGTTTTTATCAAAAGCTTGA
- a CDS encoding polysaccharide deacetylase family protein, which translates to MSFLPTHLPILMYHQVLPKTHPDFKKHIAVDPEVFRGQVKQLLDQGWSFMTVDEYFSKPENARPAKTAILTFDDLASSFVEYGLPVCNELKVKASLFPIQNMTFNRPYHNLSKDGISPLNDSDIKMLSDAGFEIGSHGQSHQNFRKISLTQVREEMEESKKWLEGVIGKKVNTICYPIGGVDRDIVDTAKDLGYINGLSTLKGSLQFSGDRMSLRRVDIKNHVVGDKLKFGVSPFYGFRRLITRPFRAKYRVDARHPSVGK; encoded by the coding sequence ATGAGCTTTCTACCGACCCACCTTCCTATTTTGATGTATCACCAAGTTCTTCCAAAGACACACCCGGATTTCAAAAAGCACATTGCAGTGGATCCTGAGGTTTTTAGAGGGCAGGTTAAACAACTTTTGGATCAAGGTTGGAGTTTCATGACGGTTGATGAGTATTTCTCTAAACCTGAAAATGCTCGTCCGGCGAAAACTGCTATTTTAACTTTTGATGACCTTGCTTCATCGTTTGTTGAGTATGGGTTGCCGGTTTGTAATGAATTGAAGGTTAAGGCGAGTCTATTTCCGATTCAGAATATGACTTTTAATCGTCCGTATCACAACCTAAGTAAAGACGGGATTTCACCTCTAAACGATAGTGATATTAAAATGCTTTCTGACGCTGGTTTTGAAATCGGTTCTCACGGACAATCTCACCAGAACTTCCGTAAAATTTCTCTGACTCAGGTTAGGGAGGAGATGGAAGAGAGTAAGAAGTGGCTTGAAGGTGTGATTGGTAAGAAAGTGAACACGATCTGTTACCCAATTGGTGGCGTTGATAGAGATATTGTTGATACTGCCAAAGACCTGGGTTACATCAACGGGCTTTCGACTCTAAAAGGGTCATTGCAGTTTTCTGGCGACCGCATGTCTCTAAGACGTGTCGACATTAAAAATCACGTTGTTGGAGATAAATTGAAGTTTGGTGTGAGTCCTTTCTACGGCTTCAGACGCCTAATTACTCGACCATTTAGAGCAAAATACCGTGTGGATGCCAGACATCCAAGTGTCGGGAAATAG